Proteins found in one Limnochordia bacterium genomic segment:
- a CDS encoding DEAD/DEAH box helicase has protein sequence MLQPSTFQDIQITVPILPSLARMFQKKEETYGPGEEVSQHLQVYFSQSAPRELVQRIRYKNFDDPAWIKLSLQGTALRCTSGDEDLLVISHLREYFARCGVVLYPHQMNTVQRVVHQMNGRAILADEVGLGKTIEAGMILKEYILRNEVANALILVPSTLIWQWFFELKDKFNIPVRIQRSSYDWDKGGYLIASLDTAKRPQNKAIICQQHYDMLIVDEAHKLKSEKTQNFQLVNSVVKKYFLLLTATPVQNDLKELYNLINLLRPGQLGTYKDFQRDFTVDKRTAQNTEELQRLIGSVLIRNRRGKDTIELTKRLVSLVPVTLGAEEAKLYQRILDFVRVKSGLSHGNMLPFITLLREACSSPQAAALTIEKMLDGGVGGTACEYLCNLLALALSIEKTAKMHCVLNLIDRLQEKVIIFTEFKATQRALWQHLSKKEVPTLIFNGELSRSQKQWVRSLFKAKAQVLISTESGGEGLNLQFCRNVINYDLPWNPLRIEQRIGRVHRLGQTKDVQIFNLATRNTIEEHILYLLHEKLDLFRTVVGDLDAILSKMQIKGGFETSLGRILLSHTGDDTIRRELDDFATQFSDVTPNTENASNLEKLLGG, from the coding sequence GTGTTGCAACCATCGACCTTTCAAGATATCCAGATCACTGTTCCCATCTTACCTTCGTTGGCTAGGATGTTCCAAAAGAAGGAGGAAACCTATGGCCCGGGGGAGGAGGTCTCCCAGCACTTACAGGTCTACTTTTCCCAAAGCGCACCACGGGAACTGGTGCAGAGAATCCGCTACAAGAACTTCGACGATCCAGCCTGGATCAAGCTTTCTTTACAGGGCACCGCCCTAAGGTGCACATCAGGTGATGAGGATCTACTCGTGATCAGTCACCTGAGGGAATACTTTGCCCGCTGTGGCGTAGTACTTTATCCCCATCAAATGAATACTGTCCAAAGGGTCGTCCATCAGATGAATGGGCGGGCCATTCTGGCCGATGAAGTAGGGCTTGGTAAGACTATTGAGGCAGGGATGATTCTAAAGGAATACATCCTGAGAAATGAAGTAGCCAATGCACTGATTCTGGTGCCTTCTACCCTGATTTGGCAGTGGTTTTTTGAGCTAAAGGATAAATTTAACATCCCCGTTCGGATCCAGCGCAGCAGCTATGACTGGGATAAGGGAGGCTACTTGATCGCATCCTTGGACACAGCCAAGCGGCCACAGAACAAAGCAATCATTTGCCAACAGCATTACGATATGCTCATCGTAGATGAAGCCCATAAGCTCAAGAGTGAGAAGACCCAAAACTTCCAATTAGTAAATTCTGTCGTGAAAAAGTACTTTCTGTTACTGACGGCAACTCCCGTGCAAAACGACCTCAAGGAGCTATATAACCTGATTAATCTCCTCCGTCCGGGCCAACTAGGGACGTATAAGGACTTCCAAAGGGATTTTACGGTGGATAAGCGTACTGCCCAGAATACCGAGGAACTTCAGCGGCTAATCGGTTCAGTACTCATTCGTAACCGGCGGGGTAAAGACACCATCGAACTAACCAAGCGCCTTGTCTCCTTAGTTCCCGTCACTCTGGGCGCGGAGGAAGCTAAGTTGTATCAACGGATCCTGGATTTTGTGCGCGTTAAATCCGGGCTCTCCCATGGCAATATGTTGCCCTTTATCACTCTGCTTAGAGAGGCTTGCTCAAGCCCCCAGGCAGCGGCCCTCACCATTGAAAAGATGCTCGATGGTGGAGTGGGAGGGACCGCGTGTGAGTATCTGTGCAATCTACTAGCCTTAGCTTTGTCTATTGAGAAAACTGCCAAAATGCACTGTGTCCTCAACCTAATCGACAGGTTGCAGGAAAAGGTCATCATCTTCACTGAGTTTAAGGCCACCCAAAGGGCCCTGTGGCAGCATTTATCTAAGAAGGAGGTGCCTACCTTGATCTTTAACGGGGAGCTTTCCCGCAGTCAGAAGCAGTGGGTCCGTTCCCTGTTCAAGGCCAAAGCCCAAGTACTAATCAGTACCGAGTCCGGGGGTGAAGGACTCAACCTCCAATTCTGCCGTAATGTGATCAACTATGATCTACCATGGAATCCCCTGAGAATTGAGCAACGTATTGGCCGGGTACATCGTTTGGGTCAAACTAAGGACGTGCAAATATTCAACCTGGCCACCAGAAACACCATTGAGGAGCACATTCTGTATCTGCTCCATGAGAAGCTGGATCTATTCCGCACCGTGGTGGGGGACCTAGATGCGATCCTCAGCAAAATGCAAATTAAGGGAGGTTTTGAGACTAGTCTCGGGCGCATTTTATTGAGCCACACCGGGGACGATACTATTCGCAGGGAACTGGATGATTTTGCTACGCAGTTTTCCGATGTGACCCCAAACACAGAGAATGCATCCAATTTGGAGAAGCTTCTGGGAGGATAA
- a CDS encoding class A beta-lactamase-related serine hydrolase: protein MKQKYLFLIAAVFIVIVAIVLLQRPPRKAQPWSLLLSTTNKQGRSNVDYTPLVTKIQDYLSTVPDGQFGIYFHDLHSGHIFGINEQLPITAASTIKVPLVLYLNELVAAGQEDLSTPISYVKERHYQGGNGVLRYDGREDYPYSLRVLSNLAITISDNIATSMLIDHLGRQNFINYMVGLGGKTVYPGGKNVTTAADMGLYMKEVLDFAKRSPQLGHRILDDMAHSIFHTGIPGLLPPEITVAHKEGDLDGIANDVGIVFHDHPYILTVLSIGIADLDEGFSHIAAISKLVFDYQSQLHR, encoded by the coding sequence ATGAAGCAAAAATACCTATTCCTGATTGCTGCTGTTTTCATCGTTATTGTCGCTATTGTTTTGCTTCAAAGGCCACCGCGAAAAGCCCAGCCGTGGTCTTTGCTTTTGTCCACCACAAACAAACAGGGAAGAAGTAATGTGGACTACACGCCTCTTGTGACCAAGATCCAAGACTATCTTTCGACGGTACCTGACGGGCAGTTTGGGATCTACTTTCATGATCTCCACTCTGGCCACATCTTTGGGATCAATGAACAACTCCCGATCACTGCAGCAAGCACCATTAAGGTACCCTTGGTCCTATATCTAAATGAGTTGGTCGCCGCGGGTCAAGAGGATTTGTCTACCCCCATTTCCTATGTCAAAGAGCGCCACTACCAAGGTGGTAATGGCGTCCTCCGCTACGATGGCCGGGAAGATTATCCATACTCTCTACGAGTGCTGAGCAACCTAGCAATCACCATCAGTGATAACATCGCTACATCAATGCTCATCGACCACTTAGGACGACAAAACTTCATCAATTACATGGTTGGTCTAGGAGGTAAGACAGTGTATCCCGGTGGTAAAAATGTCACTACAGCGGCGGATATGGGCCTGTACATGAAGGAAGTATTGGATTTTGCCAAACGGTCCCCCCAGCTAGGCCACCGCATCCTTGATGATATGGCCCATTCCATTTTCCATACTGGCATTCCTGGGCTTCTTCCTCCGGAGATTACCGTTGCCCACAAAGAAGGGGACCTTGATGGCATCGCCAATGACGTAGGTATTGTGTTCCATGATCATCCCTATATCCTGACGGTCCTTTCTATTGGTATTGCAGACCTTGATGAAGGCTTCTCCCATATTGCCGCCATCAGTAAGCTGGTCTTCGATTACCAGTCCCAGTTGCATCGGTAG
- a CDS encoding ABC transporter substrate-binding protein: protein MRTILAAICCALLLLQPFADGEVAGASIGRYGGSLTFGVVGTPRTFNYFMAEDHTSLLILDFVYDGLVEYDYRTGELVPALAASWDFNQEGTVWTFHLRQDVLWHDGEPFTADDVLFTFGLIFDETLPFLYRESFYIDGSPFAYTKLDDYTIRLTLPRPFAPLLSALTMKIMPRHKLAQPWMQGEFTRTWGIDCSLSDVVGTGPFQLVQYQRGREVVLLRNPRYWKKDAKGNLLPYLTRLVIRTKSDLAQLYQDLGAGRLDVFEIHPGTDSALLKQIPPGYTLYDAGLGFSSNILVLNQDPNTLEEMKHRVFADQAFRQAIAHAIDQERIIQEVYGGLAVRQRAFVSPASRFYHETAVPIYEKDLLAAREILRLAGFSWDEADLLRSPDGWSVELSLCSNADNPERVRMADLIAEDLRRIGVSVEHHPVNANVFVRKLSCGDWDCVLLGLESTMEPHDGWDIWHSSGYFHLWQPMQLRPSTPWEGEIDRLFEVGATTMDRRKRYQAYAEAQRIAAEQLPMIFLPTASRMYLVRDKLQNVEAVGPKGVLGEITTLWIENP from the coding sequence ATGCGCACCATCTTAGCCGCCATATGTTGTGCATTATTGCTCCTGCAGCCCTTTGCCGATGGAGAGGTAGCCGGTGCCAGCATTGGTCGGTATGGTGGTAGTCTCACCTTCGGTGTGGTAGGGACGCCCCGTACTTTCAACTACTTCATGGCGGAGGATCATACTTCGCTTCTTATTCTGGACTTCGTATACGATGGCCTCGTTGAGTATGATTACCGCACGGGGGAACTAGTACCGGCTTTAGCTGCAAGTTGGGATTTTAACCAAGAGGGAACTGTATGGACCTTTCATTTGCGTCAAGATGTCCTGTGGCATGATGGGGAGCCCTTTACCGCAGATGATGTCCTGTTCACCTTTGGTTTGATCTTCGATGAAACACTGCCCTTTCTATACAGGGAGTCCTTTTACATTGACGGAAGTCCCTTTGCCTACACAAAGTTGGATGATTATACCATCAGGCTGACTTTACCTAGACCCTTCGCGCCCTTGCTTTCGGCCTTAACGATGAAGATCATGCCCCGGCACAAACTAGCCCAGCCCTGGATGCAGGGGGAGTTTACCAGGACTTGGGGGATTGATTGCTCCCTCTCCGATGTGGTGGGAACGGGTCCCTTCCAGTTAGTTCAGTATCAAAGGGGTCGAGAGGTAGTTCTCCTGCGAAATCCCAGATACTGGAAGAAGGATGCAAAGGGAAACCTTCTTCCCTATCTTACGAGACTGGTCATTCGTACCAAAAGTGACCTAGCACAGCTTTACCAGGACCTAGGGGCGGGTAGGTTGGATGTTTTTGAAATTCACCCGGGGACTGACTCGGCGTTACTGAAACAGATTCCCCCGGGCTACACTTTATATGACGCCGGTTTGGGTTTCTCAAGCAACATTCTGGTTCTCAATCAGGATCCAAACACCCTTGAAGAGATGAAGCACCGCGTATTTGCCGATCAAGCCTTTCGGCAAGCGATAGCCCACGCCATAGATCAGGAACGAATCATCCAGGAGGTGTATGGTGGTCTTGCGGTTAGACAAAGGGCTTTTGTCAGTCCGGCGTCCCGGTTCTACCATGAGACTGCGGTACCTATCTACGAAAAGGATCTGCTAGCTGCTAGGGAGATTTTGCGTCTAGCTGGCTTTTCCTGGGATGAGGCAGATCTGTTACGTTCTCCCGATGGTTGGAGTGTAGAGCTGTCTCTTTGCTCCAATGCGGATAATCCTGAACGGGTCCGGATGGCTGATCTAATTGCTGAGGATCTGCGCCGAATTGGTGTTTCCGTGGAACACCATCCCGTTAACGCAAACGTTTTTGTGCGCAAACTCTCCTGTGGTGATTGGGACTGTGTCCTTCTGGGTCTGGAAAGCACTATGGAGCCCCATGATGGATGGGATATTTGGCACTCCTCGGGGTATTTCCACTTGTGGCAGCCTATGCAGTTAAGACCAAGTACTCCATGGGAAGGTGAAATTGATCGTTTGTTTGAGGTTGGAGCTACTACCATGGATAGGAGAAAGCGGTATCAAGCCTACGCCGAAGCGCAAAGGATTGCAGCAGAGCAATTACCGATGATCTTCTTGCCCACTGCCAGTCGCATGTATCTTGTTCGTGATAAACTGCAGAACGTGGAGGCCGTGGGTCCAAAGGGTGTGTTGGGGGAGATTACTACCCTTTGGATTGAGAATCCCTGA